One genomic region from Ptychodera flava strain L36383 chromosome 14, AS_Pfla_20210202, whole genome shotgun sequence encodes:
- the LOC139150053 gene encoding small ribosomal subunit protein mS39-like encodes MAATVRGVRLRGISPYFPLAISRITRQIYCTANLTSDAIDQNTQEYNPALLSKEEIILPRRKKRDSTAVLQALASTVGKDPTAKPYIYHDDSYLLPYTGGQSQLYALASESGKKAAEYVMHRFPEIFTAIDHDEPKIACLYPKVDGYIIEDACEEGLLERVNNRDIKAAMEMYDKITEGGGELSLEASNCLLDMLCFYAGQEPREKFVDSSSAEQAGEDLEEGDGQERKPRGGRAAKMAARLKDRVTWQDGNYAEKVFNSMQERDGDSYCSMIRGMAKHGASARAFEMYNEMQDKDIKCRVEAYNALISAVLDIRESYTDRWQVVEQLLKQMKVEDVQPTLATFNSVLSAQVKMGAIGRKTALQTISEMKAIGITPTLASYSILLAIFYKPNLPLNDMLYDIIDEIEGKTFPINERGDTRFFVDAMRVCERLRDVNLAHRLNDLANVGDHHRLLGNRAMRFSYYNNLFSLTCQMSPPDKIMEVYKTYVPSAVVPNLSGMMDLLNAVEMYNMQDKLPDLWQDSKEYGHIFSQQLIEQLLYLMAKDDFPSDLQQQFGDIAMDICNVISNSAKKRDPKLQWGTTSLGHIVTLCLKAKRLGDAWTVMRLFKENHKVPGSHVVDLFLDACIEVQDTGKAIGAADVVISAGLSTFPGYIEKIKKQMNLSAKELLQLEEMAKNAEEL; translated from the exons ATGGCGGCGACCGTAAGAGGTGTACGACTTCGCGGTATATCACCGTATTTTCCACTTGCGATATCCCGTATAACAAGGCAAATCTATTGCACCGCAAACCTGACAAGTGATGCAATAGATCAAAATACACAG GAATATAACCCTGCCCTTTTATCAAAAGAGGAGATCATTCTCCCCCGGCGAAAGAAGAGAGATTCCACCGCTGTGTTGCAGGCACTGGCATCAACGGTTGGTAAAGATCCTACCGCCAAACCATACATCTACCACGACGACAGCTACCTCTTACCATACACTGGTGGTCAGTCTCAGCTGTATGCCTTGGCCAGCGAATCGGGAAAGAAGGCAGCGGAGTATGTCATGCATAGGTTTCCAGAGATATTCACAGCCATTGACCATGATGAGCCCAAGATCGCGTGCCTGTACCCCAAAGTTGATGGGTACATCATAGAGGATGCATGTGAGGAAGGTTTACTGGAAAGAGTGAACAATAGAGATATAAAAGCAGCTATGGAAATGTATGATAAAATCACAGAGGGAGGAGGGGAACTGAGCCTTGAAGCTAGTAATTGTCTCCTAGATATGCTATGTTTCTACGCCGGGCAAGAACCCCGGGAGAAGTTTGTAGATAGCAGTTCTGCAGAGCAAGCTGGTGAAGATTTAGAAGAAGGGGATGGACAAGAAAGGAAACCAAGAGGTGGAAGGGCTGCCAAAATGGCTGCTAGACTTAAAGACAGAGTCACGTGGCAGGATGGCAACTATGCTGAGAAGGTTTTCAACTCCATGCAAGAGAGGGACGGTGACAGCTACTGTAGCATGATACGTGGGATGGCCAAGCATGGTGCCTCTGCCAGAGCCTTCGAGATGTATAATGAGATGCAAGACAAGGATATCAAATGCAGAGTTGAAGCCTACAATGCGCTCATTAGTGCTGTATTGGACATCAGAGAGTCGTACACAGACAGATGGCAGGTTGTTGAGCAGCTCTTGAAACAGATGAAAGTGGAAGATGTTCAACCGACGCTAGCCACATTCAATTCTGTTCTGAGTGCCCAGGTGAAGATGGGTGCCATTGGCCGGAAAACTGCCTTGCAAACAATCAGTGAGATGAAGGCCATAGGTATCACACCCACTTTGGCAAGCTACTCCATTCTGTTGGCCATTTTCTACAAACCAAACCTTCCTTTGAATGATATGCTCTATGACATCATAGATGAGATTGAAGGCAAAACGTTCCCCATCAACGAACGTGGTGACACCAGGTTCTTTGTTGACGCAATGAGAGTGTGCGAACGTCTCCGCGATGTCAATCTGGCACACAGGCTCAACGACTTGGCCAACGTTGGAGATCATCACAGGTTACTGGGTAATAGAGCCATGAGGTTCTCTTACTACAATAACCTGTTCAGCCTGACGTGTCAGATGTCACCACCGGACAAGATAATGGAGGTCTACAAGACATACGTACCGTCAGCAGTTGTTCCAAACTTGAGTGGCATGATGGATCTACTGAATGCTGTGGAGATGTACAACATGCAAGATAAGTTACCTGACCTGTGGCAAGACAGCAAGGAGTACGGCCACATCTTCAGTCAACAGCTGATTGAACAGCTCCTGTATCTCATGGCTAAGGATGATTTCCCGTCTGACCTGCAGCAGCAGTTTGGGGACATTGCCATGGACATTTGCAATGTGATATCGAATTCAGCAAAGAAAAGGGACCCTAAATTGCAGTGGGGGACTACCTCGCTGGGCCACATTGTAACACTGTGTTTGAAAGCAAAACGTCTGGGTGATGCCTGGACAGTGATGCGGTTGTTCAAGGAGAACCACAAAGTTCCCGGTTCACATGTGGTTGATTTGTTTCTAGATGCATGCATTGAAGTCCAGGACACTGGGAAGGCAATCGGTGCTGCTGACGTTGTCATCAGCGCTGGACTGTCTACCTTTCCAGGGTACattgagaaaatcaaaaaacaaatgaatCTTTCTGCCAAAGAGCTTCTCCAGCTGGAAGAAATGGCCAAAAATGCTGAAGAACTTTGA